Genomic DNA from Nonomuraea rubra:
GTGGCGTTGCTGCGGTCGGGGGAGGTGCCCAAGGGCGATGCGCTGGGGGTGGCGCGGATCGCGGGGATCATGGGGGCGAAACGTACGCCCGATCTGATCCCGCTCTGTCATCCCATCGCGTTGCACGGGGTGAAGGTGACCCTCGAGGTCGAGGACTGGGGGGTGGGGATCACGTGCCGGGTCAAGACGGCCGACCGTACCGGGGTCGAGATGGAGGCGTTGACCGCGGTGTCGGTGGCGGCGCTGGCGCTGATCGACATGGTCAAGGCTGTGGATCCGGGTGCGGTGATCACTGACGTGCGGGTGGAGGAGAAGCTGGGCGGGAAGACGGGGCGGTGGGCGCGCGATCAGGCTTGAGGCACCTGGGCGGGAAAAGCGCGATTCACCACGGCTGCGGGGCCGCTGGTGGTCGGGCATGATGGGCCTGACCGGGGTGGTCGGGAGTGGGGCCGGAGGTTGCGGCCTGACCGGGGTGGTTGGAGCGGGTCGGAGGCTTGCGGCCTGACCGGGGCGGTTGGAGCAGGGCCGGAGGTTGCGGCCTGACCGGGGTGGTTGGAGAGGCAGACAGGAGCCGGGCGTGATGCGGGCGTTGGTTATTACGGTGTCCAACCGGGCGTCGGCGGGGATTTATGAGGATAAATCGGGGCCGTTGCTCGCCGATCTGCTCCGGCGGGAGGCCGGTTGCGAGGTCGTCGACGGCCCCGTCGTGGTGGCGGACGGCGAGCCGGTCGAGGGTGCGCTCCGTGACGGGGTGGCACAGGATTACGACGTCATCGTCACCACCGGGGGGACCGGGCTGACACCGATGGATTTGACGCCGGAGGTGACGTCCCGGGTAATTTCCCGGGAAATTCCGGGTATTGCGGAGGCCATCCGGTTGGCAAATCGCGAAAAAGTGCCGACCTCCGTGCTGTCTCGCGGTCTGGCGGGGCAGGCGGGCAACACCTTGATCGTTAATCTGCCCGGTTCGTCCGGCGGCGTGCGTGATGGCGTGGCCGTACTGGCTCCGATTCTGAGGCACGCCGTTGATCAAATCAGGGGAGGCGATCACCCGCGTTGACGGCGAATCCGATCGCCCTCCTTGATCCGTGGCGACATCGTGCCCGATAGGGGGATGATGAGAGATGTGGATCGACTTCGTGGCTGGCCGGTGACCCTGAATGAAGGTCCGGTAGGCCTCCGGCCGCTGCGGCTGAGCGACGTACGCGTGTGGCGCGAGACCAGGCTGCGCAACGCCGACTGGCTACGTCCGTGGGAGCCGAGCAATCCTGAGACCCCGCTGTTCAGGACCGGGCTGGGGCCGTACATCTCGATGGTCGGCGCCCTCCGCCGCGAGGCACGGCAAGGGCTGGCGCTGCCGTGGGTGGTGACGTACGACGGCCGGTTCGCGGGGCAGTTGACCGTGGGCGCCATTGTGTGGGGCTCTGCCCGTTCTGCCCAGGTCGGCTACTGGGTCGATGGGGCGCTGGCCGGCAAAGGGATCACCCCCACCGCGCTCGCCATGGCCGTTGACCACTGCTTTTTCACCACCGGTTTGCATCGGCTGGAAGCGAACATCCGCCCCGAGAACCAAGCCAGCCGTAGAGTGGTTGAGAAGCTGGGATTCAGGGAAGAAGGCATTCGGCGTCGCCAACTTCACATCGACGGAGCCTGGCGCGATCACATTTGCTATGCGCTGACCGTTGAGGATGTTCCCGGCGGGCTGCTCGTGCAGTGGCGTCGCGCGCGTGAGTCAGCCGCTCGCGGGGGTTCTCCCGTCGAAGAGGTTTGACGATCTCGCGACACACCGCACCGAATGCTCGTCAATCAGTGACACGCGGTCTTACGGTGCGTGACGTGAGCATATTGAAGGCGCGACGAGCACATCCGCGTCTTCGTGCTGCCTGGAGGTGGTCGTGAGCAGCGTCCTCCTCTATCTGGCCATCGTCGTCATGTGGCTGTGCGTCCTCATCCCGATGTGGCTGCGCAAGGACAAGGCCAACCTCGCCGAGCTGGCGGAGCTCGAAGAGTATTACACCGGCGAGCACCAGCTTCCCGACCTCGACAACCTGGCTCCGCCCGACTCCGACGAGGACGACGAGGCGCCGCCGGTGGAGGTCGAGAAGGTCGATGTCCGCCAGTTCCGCCTCCGGCGCCGCGCCATCATCGTGGCCCGCCGCCGGCGCCTGCTCTTCTTCACCGCCCTGCTGGTGCTGGCCTCCGTCGTGACCGCCGCGGTGAAGGTGATCCCGTGGTGGGGGGTGGCGCCGTCCGGGGTCATCATGGTGGCGTACATGGCGTTTCTGCGCATTGCCGTACAGGTGGACAGGGAACGCCGCGATCGGGTCCACCAGGCGCGCGCTGAGCGGCTCCGGCGGCTGCGGGAGCAGCGGCGGGCCGTCGTAGAGGCTGAGGCCGAGGTCATCGATCTCACGACGATGCATCAGGACGTTCTCTTCGATCAGTACGCCGAACCGCCCAAGCGGGCGGTGGGGGACTGAATGGGTGGCGCGAGGACTCTCGGAAGTTTGCTAATCTAGTCGAGTCCTTGGGGATGTAGCGCAGTCCGGTAGCGCACTTCGTTCGCATCGAAGGGGTCAGGGGTTCGAATCCCCTCATCTCCACCCGGGGCCGTTCTTGAAACGGCCGGACTGAAGTCGACGGGATCCCGTCTGATCGTTGAGATCGGGCGGGATCTTGTCGTTTCAGGGGTTTTCGAATCGGGTTCGTCCTGGGTTGGGAACTGCGGAACGGGCGCCTGGGAAGGCCCGGATGGTGTCAGGCCGCTGGTGGAGGACCAGGAACCGGCCGTTGGGCATGGCGAAGCCGACGGTGGGCTGGGTGCTGCGGCCAGGTGGCGGGTTTTGCGCTCATGGGGTGGGTGGTGGCCGACTCTGGCCTGCGGGTGGTGTGCCGTCGAAGGTCCCGGCCGGAGTCTCGGCGAGGGTGACGGGCTCGTCTTGGGGCTCGTGTATGTGGCGCCACTGATCGAGGAACTGGTCGTTGGCGACCGCGGCAGCAACGCGACCAGGATGGTCTGGGCGACGCGTCCGTGGGCGAGCCGGTTCTTGGGATCGTCGAGGTCGAGGTCGTGTCCCTTGATCCTGCCGTTGAGGCCCTCCGTCATGGCCCGGACGGATTTGTAGGTTCCGATCCAGGCGGGACTGAGGTAGGCCAGGCCATGGCGGAATTTGTCGAGGTGGCCGGCGCTTGCAAACCGTAACTGTAGATGGCTTTGCGGCTCGCGTGAAGAGACACATCTGCAACAGGCGCCTCACAGCCGAGCGCAGCTTCCGCCTTTGCGACTACACACCCGCCGGATGCTCACGGCGATGCTGCGTCCGTGGACCCAGTAGATCGCAAACCGCTTGTCGCAGCATGGGGATGAGCCGCCGTCAGCGAAGCATACGGTTCGTGAAGATGATCAGGAGCGGGAAGCCCGCGCCCGCCTTGGACGAGTTCATCCCGCCTGGGCCTATTCGGCGGGATCGTCGTGGGCATCGAGCTCCATCCCTGCCACTGGATGGAATGACGATGACAGCCGAGACAGCGGCAAACGAGGGAGAGACTATGGGCTGGTGGGATGTGAAGGACGATGCGGAACGGGAACGGTGGGAGTTTGCGCCGCTGGTGAGCGTCGGACCACTGCGGTTCGGGACAAGCCACGCCGACGTGGCGCGTGCGCTCGGCAGGTCCCCGGAGGATCTGATGCGACGCAGCAGCGAGCTTGATTTCAAGCACGAGGGGGTGCAGCTGTATTTCGACATTCACGAACTCTTGGCTGGTATCGCGATCGACATGCGGACCGGCCCGCAGGTGACTCTAGACGGCACTGAGCTGGTGGCGCGGGTGCCATCGGTAATGGAGGAGTGGCTGGAGAACTACCTCACCGCGAAAGAACTGCCCTTCTACTACTTCGGCAACTACGAGCCTGGGTCAGTGGACCTGGGGTTCATCCTGCGCGTGCAACGTGCCGACGATCGACTCCTGACCCGCCCGCTCTTCCTCAACGAGGCATGGGCCGACGACACCGAGCGGATCCCGAGGAACGAGTGGGCGATCCACTGACCGTGGTGAACCTGTGATCTCGAGTGCGGCCAGGCGGCCCCGAACGGCTAAACCGGAGTGAAGTCCGAGCCCGCAACGCCGTTGGCCAAGTCGGCGGGTCCTCATTATGCTCTCGCCGCACCGCGGTCCGACACCACACCCATCAATAATCTCCTCACACAGCTCACGCCGTGCTGCGTCCTCGTGACTCTTGCCCGGTTGGAGACGACCGCGGTTGCAGGGCGAGGGGCAACCAAATTTTCTTCAGGCCAGAGCTCGCGCGGCAGGTGTGGGAAACGATCATTTTCCCTTCGGGAAGCGATCTTTCCCGCCCCGCTTGCACCCCAGGCCAGCCCTATTCGTGAACACCTCACCCAGGGCCGTTCTTGAGACGGCTGGACTGAAGTTGACGGGATCCCGTCTGATCATCGCGATCAGACGGGATCTTTGTCGCTTCAGGGATTTCCGAAGCGGGTTCGTCCTGGTTCGGGAGCCGCGGAGCGGGCGCGGATCTGTCCGGTCATCCGGCCGCCGCCGTCGTCCAGGCCATTGCCGCGGCCCTGCAAGCAGTGATGGCCGAGCGGGGGCTGAGTTTCCGTCGGCTGGCCGAGGTCAGTGGGGTGAACCGGCAGACCGTCAACGACGTGAATGTCGGGCGATGTTGGCCGGATGTGGCCACCATCGCCAACTGGAGGCCGGTCTGGACGTTCGGCTGTAGCCTGCTTCGCCCACCGGGACCGGTGGAAGCTGACCCGCGCCGAATCCCTTCTCGCCCTGGTGAGGGCATCGTCGATTTTTCCCGCCCTCGCCCTGGTGATCGCAGGGCAGGCGAAATCCAGGCTCGACGGCTCCCCAAGAGGCTCCATTCGAGTTACTCCCGGGAGTGCGCGAGCCGCTGTCAGTTAGAACCTGGAGGGTGCTCACGCAACCTCGGGTGCTGCCGAGGGCCTGATCTCGGCGGCACCCTGCTCGTCCGGCCCGGCGCCCACGACCGTCGTTGAACGCCTGACCAGCGATGTGTCTGTGCTCTATGCCTCGTCGTTGGCGACTCCTCCCAACGCGTGGCCATTGATGCCCGCGGCGATGGAGAACAGGCCCGGTTCGTGCTGGGTCGGCCAGTCCAGCGCCGTCAGCCGGTTGAGCCGTGCCCGGGTCGTCTCCACCCGCCCCCGCGCGTCGGGCCCGCCCAGCGCTTGAGCCATTTGCTGGCCTCAAAGACTGCAAGGTCCCTGAAGGGCCCCTTCAGGACCCCAGCAACGGCGCCGACGATCAACCAGCGGCAGATGCCCGTGAACACTTGAGGCTCTTGTGACAAGACACAGATGACATCTCGAGGGGGTCCAGTGCTGAAAATAGATCATCTATGGTGACCGACACGTCGCCACTGGTGGTGGACTCCGAGATCATCACACGTTCCCTCGATGATCCGGAGAAGTTCGCCGCCCTGTTCGACCGCTACGCCGCAACGCTTTACAGGTACATCTCCTTCCGGCTCGGCCCAGAACTCGCCGAGGACCTTGTCGGAGAGACGTTCCTGATCGCCTTTCGCAGGCGTCACGCGTACGACATCTCCTACCGCGATGCCCGGCCCTGGCTGCTGGGCATCGCAACCAAGCTCATCACCGGCCACCGCCGGACCGAGGTCAGCCGCTACCGTGCGCTGGAGCGGCAGAGTCCGGCCCAGCCCGTTGAGGGACCAGAAGAGGCGATCACTCGTGATCTGACCGCTCAAGGGTCGCGGACGATCCTGCTGAACGCGCTCGCGTTGCTGTCGCGAGGCGACCGCGACGTCCTGCTCCTGGTCGCCTGGAGCGACATGACGTACGAGGAAGCGGCCCGAGCGCTCGACATTCCGGTCGGCACGGTCAAGTCACGACTCAACCGGGCCCGGCGCAAGGTCCGCCACACCCTGGGTGGGGTCAACCCGTTGGAGGAGCACGATCATGGATGAACTGAAGACGCTCATCAAGGAGCTGGAGCATGAGCCGCCCCACTCCCTGGCCCGGCAACGACTCCGGCTCGCTCAGGAGGCGACCGCGGCACCGCTCGATCGGCGCCGGAGGAGGCTGCTTCCGTTCGGCCGGCACACTCGGCTGGAACGGCCGCTCCTGAGCGGGCGGCGGCTCGCGATGGGCACCGCTGTGGCGGTGGCCGTCGCGGTGGGCGTGGCCGTGCCCTCCTTGCTCGGTTCCGCCGAGCCGGCGTACGCCCTGACGAAGAACCAGGACGGATCGATCAACCTCAAGATCTACGATTTCCGGGACCCCGAGCGCCTCGAGAAGGAACTGCAGGATTGGGGTGTGCCGGCAGACATCACCTATCTGCCTCTCGGCAAGCGCTGCGGTAACAACCGGGCACCCTTCGTCGAGGGTGACGACTTCGGCGCGACCAAGGAGGAACTGTCGAGCAGTGATGCCGCCACGCAGGCCAGGCTTCGGGAGAGACTGCAAAAGTCGATCTCCTACCAGGCGATCCGTCCGCAAGATGGCATCACCATCTACCCTCGCCACATCCAGCCGGGCCAGATCGCGATGATCGAGGTCATGGAGAATCCAGCCACGCCCACGGTGGAGCGTCCCGGGGTCGCCTGGCAGTTCAGCGGGCGGCTGACGACCGGGCCCATCGAGGTGTGCAAGGTCGTGGCGGATCCCTCGGCCAACGACATCGGCGACGCCACGCCACCGCCCGGCAGTTGATCCACACCCCGCGCCGTGATGTCCGGCCAGAAATCGGTTCGGCTGGCACGGTCGTGGGGCGGACGACCCGGCCAGGACACAAGCCGCACCCTCCACCGCAGGTCGTGCCTACTCGTGAACGCCCCACCGGGGCCGTTCTTGAGACGGCTGGACTGCGGTTGATGGGATCCCGTCCGATCATCTGTATCGGACAGGATCCCGTGCTTTCCGAGCCATCTCCGTGGACGCTGGATGCTCATGCACCCAGGCCGCTGCCCGGGCTCCGTCCCGCGGCCACGAGCAGGCCATCGGCGGCTAGACCACGCTCGTTACCGTCGACCCGAACAAGTCACGCGCCTGTCGCGAGCCCCCTGCCCGCCACCGGCACCTCGGGCGCTTGACCGAGGCACCGGACGACCACGACCAGGCCGCCGGCCTCCTGCGATCGCGGCAACGTCCGCGTGGACGTCAAAGAACTGGACGGGGGCGTCCAGGTCTCCGTCCTGGTCGGCCGACGCGTTGCGGGACACTTCCGCCGGCCTGGAGTCGGCTGCGACCGCGGCGGGCAGGGCCGCCTTGGCAGCCGGAATGCCGTTGTCCTCGGCCAGGAGCCGGCCCGGAAGCCGGCCCAGGAGTCGGCCCAGGAGTCGGCCGCGCGGGCACCACAGGCGGGGATCGGACGGCGCGGGTGCCAGGCCGGCCCTGACGCCGCGCCGGATGTAAACCCCGTAGCCCATGCCGCGCCGGACGTAGACCCCGTAGCCCATGCCGCACAGGAACCCGGCCTGGTTCACGTGGACGTCGACGGCTCCATCCCCCGTGCGGACCTCGAAGGATCCCAATACGTGAAATCTCATCATCTGCCCCCTCTTGTTGCGCTTGAGATCTAAGGTCTAAGGCGGCCCAGGGATGTCCGAAATAGCCCTCCGTGGGTTCAGGACAACGCGGCGAAGACTCCGGACAACAAGAGGTGAGAGCACATTGGGACGGCCCGAACAGCCGGTGGATCCGTTGGCCGGTCCCGTCGAAAGGCTCGCCTGGGAATTGCGCCGGCTCAGGGACGAGGCCGGGCGACCGAGCTACCGCGTACTCGCGGAGCGCGCGCATTTCTCGCGGAGCACTCTCGCCGAGGCGGCCACCGGGACGCGGCTGCCCACCCTTGAGGCGACACTGGCGTACGCCGTCGCCTGCGGTGGCGACGCCGCCGAATGGGAGCGGAAGTGGCAGTCGGTCGCGGCCGAACTCGAACGGTCGCAGCGCCGTTGCCCTTACCCCGGCCTGCTCCCGCTGGACGTCGACGCCGCCGACCTGTTCTTCGGCCGGGACGACCTTCTCGAGGTCCTGCTGAAGGCCGTGAGGCAGGGGCCGCTGACAGTGGTCCGCGGGGCCACCGGCAGCGGTAAGTCCTCGTTGCTGCGGGCCGGGCTGGCCGCGCGGCTGACCGCCGGCGGAGCTGCCGTCACGCTGCTCACTCCGGGTGCGCACCCGCTGTCCCAGTTGCACGCCTCCGATGTCGACGGCTCCGACGTGGTGATCATCGACCAGTTCGAGGAGACGTTCACGCTCTGCGCCGACGTGCAGGAGCGCGACGGCTTCCTCGACGCGCTGAGCGAGCTCGTCAGCGGTCAGGACGGCCCGGCGCTGGTGATCGGGATCCGCACTGACTTCTACGAACGCTGCATGTCGCACGCCGGTCTGGCCGAGGCCCTCCTCGACAGCGTTCACCTGCCGGTCGGCCCCATGTCCGAGCAGGAACTGCGCGCCATCATCACCGAACCCGCCGCCCGGGCGGGGCTGCGCGTGGACCCGGATCTGGTGGTCACCGTGGTGGCCGAGGCCGCCGAGCAGAAGGGGGCGCTCCCGATGGTCGCGCACGCGCTGCGCGAGACGTGGAGCAGGCAGCGGGGAGACACGCTGGCGCTGGCGGACTACCGGGCCGTGGGCGGCGTGTCCGGCGCGATCGCGCGGACCGCTGAGCACCTGTACGCCGATCTGGAAGCCGACCAGCAGCGGTTGCTCCGCGCCGTGCTGCTGCGGCTCGTCGTCCTGGGCTCGGGCAGCTCCGACACCCGCCGTGGTCTCGACCGGGACGAGCTTGCCGGCATCGGACCCGCCGGCGAGCTGGACGCGGTTCTCGACCGGCTCGCCGCCGCCAGGCTGATCGTCGTGGACCAGGACCTGATCGACATCGCGCATGAAGCGCTCCTCACCGGCTGGCCCCGGCTGCGGGAATGGCTCACCGCCGACCGTGAGACCCTTCTGCGCCACCAGCGGCTCACGTTCGACGCGGCCGAGTGGGAGCGCAACGGGCGCGGCGAGGACTATCTGTACCGCGGCACTCGCCTCGCCTATTGGGACGGCGAGGCGAGCTTCGTGCCGCCGAACGAGCTGGAGCGGACCTTCCTGGCGGCCTGCCACTCGAGCGCGGCAGAGCGCGGCCGAGCCCGCCGCCGGACCCGGCTCGCCTTCGGCGGACTGTCGGTCGCTGCCGTCGCCGTCATCGTGCTGGCCGCACTCGTCCTGGTCCAGGCAGGCGACAGGGACATCGAGCGTGACCGCGCCACCTCGGTACGGCTGGCCGCCGAGGCACGCCGCCAGCTCCAGCAAGACCCGGAACTGGCGTTGCTGCTGGCGATCGAGGCGTACGAGGCGGAGCCCACTCCGGAGGCCGACCTCGTGCTCCGCCAGGCCACCGCGGACTCCCGGCTGCGCGGCTCCACCCCGTCCGGCCTGCGCAGGGTCACAGGAACGACGGCCACCCCGGACGGCCGGAAGATCGCGATCTGGGGCGCCGGGTCGGGCCCGGCCGGCCTGGAGATCTGGAGTCTGGACGGTGCCGCACCGAGCCGGGCCGGCCATGTGCTCCAGGCGGATCGTACGGACGGTATCCAGAGCGCCGCGTTCAGCGGCGACGGCCGGCAGCTCGTCACCGGAGGCTCCGGAGGAGAGCTGGTGCTGTGGGACCTGGCGTCCAGCGGTCCGCCCGTGGTTCTGGGGACCGTTGACGGCAGCGTCCACGGCGTCAGCGTCAGCCAGGACGGTACGGTGGCGAGCGCGCACAGCGACGGCGTACGCATCTGGAAGCCGGGACGGTCGAAGCCCGTCAAGCTCAGCGTCCCCGGCCGCGCGGTCAGGAGCGTCGCGTTCAGCCCCAGCGGCCGGCTGCTCGCCACCGGGGGCAACGGATCGCCGCTGCGACTGTGGGACATGACCGGGGACCGGCCCGTTCTGCAGCGCGCGGCCACGCGCGGCGAGCCGGAGCAGGCGGCCTTCAGCCCGCGTGGACCATGGGTCGCGACCGTCG
This window encodes:
- the moaC gene encoding cyclic pyranopterin monophosphate synthase MoaC, whose translation is MSELTHIDETGAARMVDVSAKDVSARSATATGRVLLSAETVALLRSGEVPKGDALGVARIAGIMGAKRTPDLIPLCHPIALHGVKVTLEVEDWGVGITCRVKTADRTGVEMEALTAVSVAALALIDMVKAVDPGAVITDVRVEEKLGGKTGRWARDQA
- a CDS encoding MogA/MoaB family molybdenum cofactor biosynthesis protein codes for the protein MRALVITVSNRASAGIYEDKSGPLLADLLRREAGCEVVDGPVVVADGEPVEGALRDGVAQDYDVIVTTGGTGLTPMDLTPEVTSRVISREIPGIAEAIRLANREKVPTSVLSRGLAGQAGNTLIVNLPGSSGGVRDGVAVLAPILRHAVDQIRGGDHPR
- a CDS encoding GNAT family N-acetyltransferase → MRDVDRLRGWPVTLNEGPVGLRPLRLSDVRVWRETRLRNADWLRPWEPSNPETPLFRTGLGPYISMVGALRREARQGLALPWVVTYDGRFAGQLTVGAIVWGSARSAQVGYWVDGALAGKGITPTALAMAVDHCFFTTGLHRLEANIRPENQASRRVVEKLGFREEGIRRRQLHIDGAWRDHICYALTVEDVPGGLLVQWRRARESAARGGSPVEEV
- a CDS encoding RNA polymerase sigma factor, translated to MVTDTSPLVVDSEIITRSLDDPEKFAALFDRYAATLYRYISFRLGPELAEDLVGETFLIAFRRRHAYDISYRDARPWLLGIATKLITGHRRTEVSRYRALERQSPAQPVEGPEEAITRDLTAQGSRTILLNALALLSRGDRDVLLLVAWSDMTYEEAARALDIPVGTVKSRLNRARRKVRHTLGGVNPLEEHDHG
- a CDS encoding helix-turn-helix domain-containing protein is translated as MAGPVERLAWELRRLRDEAGRPSYRVLAERAHFSRSTLAEAATGTRLPTLEATLAYAVACGGDAAEWERKWQSVAAELERSQRRCPYPGLLPLDVDAADLFFGRDDLLEVLLKAVRQGPLTVVRGATGSGKSSLLRAGLAARLTAGGAAVTLLTPGAHPLSQLHASDVDGSDVVIIDQFEETFTLCADVQERDGFLDALSELVSGQDGPALVIGIRTDFYERCMSHAGLAEALLDSVHLPVGPMSEQELRAIITEPAARAGLRVDPDLVVTVVAEAAEQKGALPMVAHALRETWSRQRGDTLALADYRAVGGVSGAIARTAEHLYADLEADQQRLLRAVLLRLVVLGSGSSDTRRGLDRDELAGIGPAGELDAVLDRLAAARLIVVDQDLIDIAHEALLTGWPRLREWLTADRETLLRHQRLTFDAAEWERNGRGEDYLYRGTRLAYWDGEASFVPPNELERTFLAACHSSAAERGRARRRTRLAFGGLSVAAVAVIVLAALVLVQAGDRDIERDRATSVRLAAEARRQLQQDPELALLLAIEAYEAEPTPEADLVLRQATADSRLRGSTPSGLRRVTGTTATPDGRKIAIWGAGSGPAGLEIWSLDGAAPSRAGHVLQADRTDGIQSAAFSGDGRQLVTGGSGGELVLWDLASSGPPVVLGTVDGSVHGVSVSQDGTVASAHSDGVRIWKPGRSKPVKLSVPGRAVRSVAFSPSGRLLATGGNGSPLRLWDMTGDRPVLQRAATRGEPEQAAFSPRGPWVATVEGDVPRVWDATETPAGDWIPQIELAGHAPKLNGLVFTAAGDRLATYGADGVIRVWTTGSDADPLVLRSSKGDPHGAAFTPDGKSLVSVDADGTLRTWDVTAGDPAPSEGRPLALSADTSTVAVSAGPTSLLSPQDVRIRTWRGTTSAEVRGPRDTGYLVALSPDGRRMAGIGRAGTLSLWDLTTGGAPVTTPAQFHGLPTGLVFNADGKRIVAGAFRTEPQVWQVSPSGGLTALTGWQTPPTGRADGDVALSADGTKLADARDDHTVVVWDLTGKSEPKILRGHAEDITGLAFSPDGLRLAAAAADGAIRLWDLDGRGESADVLHGAESTVREVNFSPDGTWLVTNEPAGHLRLWRAAGGGEPLELTGWGASGGLSAFSPDGTRIVRGLSPQIFLGRSLVTGLGGSLVRTRACEVCGPAGTVLELARSRRTRELTAEERRSHLGPDSGA